The Thermodesulfobacteriota bacterium genome includes the window TGGTTAACATCTTTAAGGACTTGGCGAAGTTCCCTAACTGTCCGGCATTGCAAAAATTGCTCAAACCCAATGGAGCGCCCCATGGATTCAACACTGGACCACCGCAGAGATATCACCTTGTCGGTTTTCAAACCCGGCATTACTCCTGAAATAATCGGGCCCCGATGGGTGAGGCGTATTTTGATCTTTTCTTCCCGGAAACCGTCAGGTGTAGCTTTGTCTTTGATTTTCAGTGTCTCTTCAATCACCTCAAACGGTATGGATCGGTTTCCTTCGAGGTAGTTGTTTTGATTATTCGGGTCCACTGTTTCAACATAAAGATCCTGCGTGTCGCCGTAGGCATTGGTCACTCCCACGGCCACATGATCGGTTCGGCCGATTACCATCCCGCCAATGCCGGCAATGGTTGCCCCCACGGCGCGCATATCAGGGGTAATCAATCCGCAGGGATACCACGGGCCCGGCAGAATGTTGGCGTTCAGGTGAGGGTCGTTTGCCACAATGGGTTTACCAGCGGGTGACATATCGCCGCCGGTTGCCCAGTTGTTGCTGCCGATTTCCAATGGGCCATCGGCTAAAAAAGAAAGAAGATTTTGCTTAAACGCCATATCCAGCTGAGCGGCCTGAAAAGATGGACGGGTGATATTCGCAGTTGCCGGGAGTTCATCATCAGGGTTTATGGTGATGGGAAAAATTTGAGCTGCTCTGGCCGCTCCCAGCTTTTCGACCAGCATTTGGGCAATGATTTCAGTATCGATATTGGCAGCGCTACCCCAGCCCATGTAGTACAAAATAGTCAGTGGATCGGCGATGTTCCACGGTTCCGGCTTTATGCCGGCAAGTTTGAATTCCAGGTGAATGTTTTTGGGTCGGGTTTTGATGAACTCGTTGATGCCGTCCACGTATTTTTGCAGATATGTTCGCGTTTTATCATTGAGGACTTTGGTGTGTTTTTTCGCATTGCGATAAAAACCGAGTGTCCTCATCCTGATATCCAGACTCTTGGCGTTCTCTCCGGCCAACTCCGATATTCGGCCGGAGGAAAAAAGCCGGGTCAGTTCCATTTGAAACAGCCGGTCCTGTGCGGTAACAAACCCCTGAGCCAGAAAAAGATCTTCCGTATTCCGGGCATAAATATAGGCCATGCCTTTTTCATCGCGTTTCACCTTTACAGGAGCCGACAATCCCGAAAGGGTCAGGTCTCCGTTTCTGGTATATCTGTTCAACGGAGAAGCACCGAATGGGTTGATGATGATAACAACGGCACCAATGATCACCATAAATAGAATGATAACCAGGGCGAAAAATCTTTTTAACCACTTCATGTCTATTCTCCTTTGGGGTCAGGTTAATTCGACTGACACAGATTGCTTTGCCGTTTAAAGTCCGGCATCTTCGAATTCAATTCGAATATAACTCACTTACCTTTTACCCGTCGTTTAAAATGTTAACCAACTCGTTTACCTGCAGATTAATCAGGCGCTGAATTGGTTTTAACAAAGCTAAATTTGAATCCATCCGGCATTTTAATGGTTAAACAGCTTTCTTTAAATTCGACCAGGCATTGGATGGCCTCTTTTTCCTTCGGGCTGGTGAAAACCAGGTGTTGCCCGTTCACATGATAAGTGCCGGAAACATGTGTATCCTCCCAGCTGAAAATAAAATGACCGTTATGCTGAAAGAGGAGTACCACGCTTCCAGGCTTGGTAATCGGCGGGTGGTTCTTGAAAATAGGGTCATTGGGATATGTGATGATGGTGCTGCGCCAGTTGCCGGCAAGTGTTTGGGCGTTAATGGGTGAATGCTCAGAAACACCGGCAAAATGGCATCCGGTTACTAAGATTATGAGATAGATAAAG containing:
- a CDS encoding penicillin acylase family protein, coding for MKWLKRFFALVIILFMVIIGAVVIIINPFGASPLNRYTRNGDLTLSGLSAPVKVKRDEKGMAYIYARNTEDLFLAQGFVTAQDRLFQMELTRLFSSGRISELAGENAKSLDIRMRTLGFYRNAKKHTKVLNDKTRTYLQKYVDGINEFIKTRPKNIHLEFKLAGIKPEPWNIADPLTILYYMGWGSAANIDTEIIAQMLVEKLGAARAAQIFPITINPDDELPATANITRPSFQAAQLDMAFKQNLLSFLADGPLEIGSNNWATGGDMSPAGKPIVANDPHLNANILPGPWYPCGLITPDMRAVGATIAGIGGMVIGRTDHVAVGVTNAYGDTQDLYVETVDPNNQNNYLEGNRSIPFEVIEETLKIKDKATPDGFREEKIKIRLTHRGPIISGVMPGLKTDKVISLRWSSVESMGRSIGFEQFLQCRTVRELRQVLKDVNQIALNFVFADSSGNFGWQTTGRLPIRTQGESLVPYVVKDDKDNWTGWIPFNDMPHALNPSRGWVGTCNHMTVKRNFPYYYTTHASPSYRYRRLIELMDAPGKKSADDHWRFQRDAVNLMAGKIAPVMAKALLTHEDTKNMGSILSAWDFIDHPEKAAPTVFQSVYREFALLVFSDELGEKLAQTMLNNWYFWEERLQKMVLEGKSSWFDMVNTKDKKETSDDIFYQAAVNAAKKLSPILGEDPAKWIWGKVHIHELVSPIRRSGAGKQWLGGGSHPSFGSGETLYRGLYHFNQPFKITVSASLRMVADLADTDKILAALPGGVTGRQFDPHTTDQVESFMNGNKVYWWFSDKAITEHTKDTLTLRPL